One window of the Bacillota bacterium genome contains the following:
- a CDS encoding zinc ribbon domain-containing protein, whose translation MRRGSEPQGDEKTLGYKDLQCAKTGAAVVEIPRFYSSSKTCFYCGHVLDDLSLTMREWTCPVCSAKHDRDLNAARNIFRVGASDPWGEGVRPASAGVLP comes from the coding sequence CTGCGTCGAGGATCTGAACCTCAAGGCGATGAAAAGACTCTAGGGTACAAAGATCTCCAGTGCGCCAAGACTGGAGCGGCGGTAGTCGAAATCCCCAGATTCTATTCATCGTCTAAGACCTGTTTCTATTGCGGCCACGTATTGGATGATCTGTCTCTCACTATGAGAGAGTGGACCTGCCCGGTATGTAGCGCAAAACATGATCGGGATCTGAACGCTGCCCGGAATATTTTCAGGGTGGGTGCATCCGACCCTTGGGGAGAAGGAGTAAGACCTGCTTCGGCGGGCGTCCTTCCATGA